Genomic window (Deltaproteobacteria bacterium):
GCGGCTTGTAGGAACCGGTCATGAAGACACGGAACATGTGAAGCATGACCGTAATGACCATCGCGTGCGCGCCCCATCGGTGCATGTTCCGGACGACGGCGCCGAACGGGACGTCGTGCATCAGGTATTTCATGTCGATGTAGGCGTATTCGCCGGTCGGGCGGTAGTAAAACATCAGCACCACACCGGTGATCGTCAGGACGAGGAACAGCAGGAATGTGATCCCGCCCATGCACCAGGTGAACTTCACGCGCACGGCATGACGGCGCATCTTCGGCGGATGCAGGTGCAGCCACACGTTGCCCAGGATCATGAGCTGGCGGTTACGGCCGGTATCGGCGTAACCGTGCCGGAACGCGCTCTTCCAGACCTGGGAGTTGAACACCTCGTCCGCGGCCTTCGCGGCCCCTGACCGTGTATCAGGCGCCAGCGGCTTCGGCGTGTCGCCCGCCTCCGGCTTGCCCTGCTCGTTCTTTTCTTCTGCCACTTCTGCTCTCTCCCGAAACGCTCGAAAATTCCGATACCTGATGCCGCCAGCTTCCGGCCGTCAGGCTATGAACACCGATCCCGGCTTGCCCCACTCGCCCTTTTCCCACCGGTAAATGATGCTCTTGTCGATGAGGAGCCGTCCGTCTTCGGCCTTCTGGATCCGGTACCGCTCCAGCGGGCGCGGTGCCGGTCCCTCGAAGTGGATCCCCTCGCGGGTAAATCCGGACCCGTGACACGGGCACTTGAACTTGTCCTCGGCCGCCAGCCACCGGGGTGTGCAGCCCAGATGGGTGCAGATGGTCGAAATCGCCACGATCCCTTCATCCAGATGTGCAATCCAGACCTTCTGGTCGCCCTGGTATTTCGTGGAGATGGTCCCCTTCGGGTACTCCTCCGGATAGCCGGCCTTGAAGGTCTTGACCGGCTCGAAGAGAACACGCGGGAACAGGAAGCGGTGGATGGCCGCGATGCTGATCTGGAGCACGCCGCCGATGGCGCCCCAGCCCATCAGGTTCAGCAGGTTGCGCTTGGTGAGCGCCAGCCCCCAGATGTGGTTTTCGGTCAGCTTGTCGGGCGGGAGGCCCACGACCACTTCCGGCTTGGGCTTGCGGGTCGGGACCGGGCCGGCGGGAGCCGCCGGTGCGGTGGCCTTGGGGGCCGGCTTGGGCGCCTCGGCTTTGGCAGCCTTGGGCTTGGGCCCTTCGGTCCGGAGCTTATTGAACTTTTCGAGGAGTTCTTTCTTTCGTGCGTCGTCCATCGGCGAACTGAGGCTCCCCCATCGTTTTCACGCCTGAAAATCCCAAGTCCCGCTGCGCCACCAAAGGAAACGGCGTTGCTCCGGACCGGACGGCCTGAAACCGACCATTTTCGGCCTCCCCCGAACCCGGCCTTTCCGGCCCAATTCACGGGAGTTTCCGGTGCCTTACCGGATAACCTGCAGAGCGCTCCGGTGCTGGCACGGGCTACGTTCTAGCCACAAACGGGCAACCTAGCCAAGTGCCCCCCAACAAAAATCGTATACAGTCCACAGTCGACACCGGCTGTCCTCTCGCAGGGGATGCGGGGTGCCTATTGGAAAATCCCGGCACGCGAGAAATTTCCCCTGGTTTCCCCTCGCACCGGGGCCTGTTCCGGCTAGGCTGCCGGTCCCATGGTGCTTTCAGTTTTTGCGGTTGTATCGGGACTGGCAATTCTTGGATGGAGCGCAGGGCTCTTTGTGGACGGGGCCTCCCTGACAGCCCGTTATCTTGGGATGCCGCCTCTGCTGATCGGCATGGTCATTGTCGGCTTTGGCACTTCCGCTCCGGAGATGCTGGTGTCGGCCCTGTCGGCGATCCAGGGAAGCCCCGGAATTGCACTCGGAAATGCCTACGGCTCCAACATAGTCAACATCGCCCTGATACTGGGAGTGACGGCCCTCGTAGCCCCTGTTGCCGTACACTCCCGCATCCTGCGTTCGGAACTCCCGGTCCTTGCCGCCGTAACGGCACTGGCTGCCTGGCAGCTCCATGACCGGGAACTTTCCCGGACAGACGCAGGGGTGCTTCTCGCCGTGTTCGGAGTACTGGTGGTGTGGAGCGTTCTGCAAGCCCTCCGGCACCGGTCCGATTCGCTCGGCAGCGAAATGGAAGGAGAACTGGAGGCCCGTCCTCTGGGGCCCGGTCCGGCGATCCTCAGGCTTGTGGCGGGACTGGCACTTCTTATCGCCAGTTGCCGGCTTCTGGTCTGGGGGGCCGTGGAAATCGCCAGAACCCTTGGCCTGAGCGATCTGGTGATCGGACTGACTATCGTGGCCATCGGAACGTCACTACCGGAACTCGCTTCTTCCATCGCTGCCATCCGGAAGAACGAGCCGGATATCGCCTTCGGGAATGTCCTGGGTTCCAACCTGTTCAATACCCTGGCGGTCGCGGGAATCGCCGGCGTGATCCAGCCCGGCGCGATAAGCCCGGATCTATATGAACGGGACATCCTGACCATGGGAGCCCTCACGATATCCCTGTTCCTGTTTGGCTACGGTTTCCGGGGGCCGGGCCGCATCAACCGGTTTGAAGGCGGCGCCCTTCTGGGCGCCTACATCGCCTATACGGCCTGGCTTCTCCACGGCGTCATCGAACAGCTGAAATAGCCGGGCGGTCACGGATGCGATGGCCGGGAGCACTCCGCCACCAGCCCCGAAATCCCGGCGTCGGGACTGACGGCCGGCTGCCAGCCAACCGCTTCACGAAGCCTGGCGGAGTCGGTCACGTAAACCCGCTGGTCGAACATCCGTGGAGGATGAAACTCCAGATTCGCGGCGGGCGCTGCATCCAGTGACGGGTGGTTCACCACGTCCAGGAACGAGCGGGCGAAACCGGGGCCACCGCCGGCATTCCAGATGCCGCCCGGAACATCACGGGTCACCAGCAGCTCCACCAGGGCGCAGGCATCGTCCACATGCAGCAAGTCCCGCACCTGCCGGCCGTCACCAAACACGCGGACCGGACGGCCTCCCGACCGGGACCGGACGACATGACTCACCCACCCCTGATCCTCCACGCCTGACTGGCCGGGCCCGTAAATGCACGAGCAGCGGAGCACATGGCCCCTGAAACCGTGACGCCGCGATCCGTCCAGAACGTATCCCTCCGCCGCCCGTTTCGAGCAGCCGTAGGGCGTGAGGCCTGAATCGGCCACCGGGAACAGTTCCGAAATTCCCTGCTCCCACCGGCCCGTGAGCCCCAGACGGCCACCTGGCAGTTCGGCGACAAACCGGTTCACCGCATCGCCATAAACCTTGTTGGACGAAAACAGCACCAATGGACCCCGGTCGTCCCGTCCGGCCAGCGCCTCAATGAGAGCGACCGTCCCGATCACGTTGTTCCGGGCGTCTTCAACCGGGTCCGCCAGGCTGGCGCCGATCCCCACCTGTCCGGCACAGTGAATCGTGGCGGAAACGGCTGGAAGCCCCGCGAGCAGCCGGGCCGCATCGCACACATCTCCATCCACGACCCGGATTCCCTCCACCCGGTCCAGCCCGCGCCAGCGGCCGGGGTCCGGTGCGCCCGGCCTCCCATCCCCCAGAAGGCGTGCGCGCGAGTGGTTGTCGATCAGCGTCACCCGGGCGCCGCGGGCGATGAACCGCCGGGCCAGGTTCGACCCGATGAAGCCCGCACCGCCGGTAATCAGAACGTGCATGCCGCTCCCGTCAGAAAAGCCGTTTCCGGTATACTATCCTGCCGCCTGAACATTCCAAACGGAGGCTATGTCTGCCCTCGCCAACTGCCCATATCCATTGTCTCGCACCTGTGTTCAACGAGGAGTGCGCCGTCGCACGGTTTATCGAAACCACGGCCGCCGCGCTCTCGGCCACCGGACACCCGTTCTCGATCGTCCTGCTGGACGATGGCTCCACGGATTCGACTGTCAGGCAGGCGCAGGCCCTTTCCGGCCAGTACCCGGTACGGGTGCTGGAGTTCCCGCATCGCGGAATCGGCGCCATCCTGCGTGAACTCATCCGGTTCGCCCGGACGGCCGCTCCGGACGACCGGATCGTGTTTACCGAAGGAGACGGCACCTGCGACCCTTCCTTTATTGCCGCCGCCCTGCCACTGATTGACGGTGGCGCGGATATCGTGGCCGGAAGCCGGTACCTGCCCGGCTCGCAGGTGACCGGGTTCCCTCTCCGGCGGCGGCTGCAAAGCGCCGCCGTCAACCGCCTGTGCGCCTGGCGGGCGGACACGGCGGGCGTGTCTGATTATTCGCTTTTCGCCCGCGTCTACCGGGCAGGGATGCTTGCGTCGGTGGATGAAAAGGCGCTCACGACGGATGGCTTCGAAACGAACGCAGAACTGCTGATGGTGATGCTCTCCGGCGGGGCCGCCGCCGCTGAAGTGCCGGTCAGCTACCGGTATGATCTGAAAGAGGGGCCAAGCAAGCTGCCGACGGCAAGAACCATCGCCGGGTACCTGAAGCTGCTCCGGCGGAAATAGCCCGCCTGAGCTACTCCGCAGCGGGTGTTTTTGCCGGCTTCTGTTCCGCCTTCGCACCCGCATCGGCCGCAGGTTTTGGTTTCGCCTTGGCCTTGGCTTTCGCATCCGGCTTGCCGGGCAGCGGGGCCACGATCATGAACAGGTTGCGGCCTTCCATCTTCGCCTGATGCTCGACGGTGGCGGTCTCCTTCAGATCTTCAATCATGCGCTGGATCAGGCGGTGGCCGAACTCCGGATGCTGCATCTCGCGGCCGCTGAACATGATCGTCACCTTGACCTTGTTCCGTTCCTCAATGAACCGGCGCGCATTGCCCAGCTTCACCTGATAGTCATGATCGGCGATCTTGGGGCGGAGCTTGACCTCTTTGATCTCGACGTGATGCTGGTGCATCTTCGCTTCGTGCTGCTTCTTCTTCTGAAGATATTTGAACTTCCCATAGTCCATGATCTTGCAGACGGGCGGCTGCGCGGTGGGTGAAACCTCGACCAGATCCAGCCCCTTTTCACGGGCGAGGGCCAGCGCCTCGCGCGGCGACATGAGGCCAAGCGGCTCGCCGGCTTCGCCGACGACGCGGATCTCCGGGATCCGGATCTGTTCGTTCTTGCGGGGTTCGTCCGAGTTGGGGCGCACAACCCGGCCTCGAAAATCACGTGGAAGGATAGGAACTACCTCCGGGCCGCGGCTTCGGCGCGGCAGAATAAAATGAACTCATCAACGCTCTGGGTGTCAAGCTGGATTTTCCCGCGGCCACGGGGGGCGACCTTGCCCTCGGCCATTTCCTTGTCGCCGGTGACGAGGACGAACGGTATCTTGCGGACCTGCGCCTCCCGGACCTTGAAACCCAGCTTTTCGTTACGCAGGTCGGCTTCTGCCCTTATACCTGCTTCCTTGAGTTTCTTCAACACAGTCTGGGCGTAGTCCGCCTGGGCGTCGGTGATCGTGGCTACCAGTACCTGCACCGGCGCGAGCCAGAACGGGAACGCCCCCGCGTAGTGCTCCACGAGGATGCCGAAGAACCGCTCGATCGAGCCGTAAATGGCCCTGTGTATCATGATCGGGCGGACCTTTGCGCCGCCCGAATCGGTGTATTCCAGCTGAAAACGCTCCGGCAGGTTGAAATCGACCTGCACGGTCGAGCACTGCCACTGGCGGCCGATGGAGTCCCTGATTTTAATGTCAATCTTGGGCCCGTAAAATGCGCCGCCGCCCTCGTCCACCAGATACCTGAGGCCGCGCTTTTCGAGCACTTCCCTCAGCGCCGCCTCGGCCTTGTTCCAGACGGCCAGCTCGCCCACGTATTTCTCCGGCCGCGTCGAAAGGTTCACCTCGAAATCATTGAACCCGAACGTGCTGAGCACCTGGGTCATCAGGTCCAGGATCGCGTTGACCTCGCCGGCGATCTGGTCCTCGCGGCAGAAGATGTGCGCGTCATCCTGGGTAAAGCCGCGCACCCGCATGAGGCCGTGCAGCACGCCACTCCGCTCGTAGCGGTAAACAGTACCCAGCTCGGCATAGCGCACCGGAAGGTCGCGGAAGCTCTTGGGCTGCGAGCGGAAGATCAGCACGTGGAACGGACAGTTCATCGGCTTCAGCTGGTACTGCTCGTCCTCGACCTCCATCGGGCGGAACATGTTCTCGGCATAGAAGTTAGTATGGCCCGACGTGTTCCACAGGTTCAGATGGCCCACATGCGGCGAATAAACGAAATCGTAGCCCGACTGCTGGCAAAGGTCTTTCAGGTAGTCCTCCAGCAGCTTGCGGATCATCGCACCGTTCGGATGCCAGAAAATGAGCCCCGGCCCCGCACCATCGGGCTGGATCGAAAAGAGATCGAGTTCCTTTCCCAGTTTCCGGTGGTCGCGTTTTTCGGCTTCTTCAAGCCTCTGGAGCCAGTCCTTCAGTTCTTTTTCCGTCGCGAAGGCGGTGCCGTACACCCGCTGGAGCATCGGGTTCTTCTCGTCGCCGCGCCAGTAGGCGCCAGCGAGCTTCAGGAGCTTGAGGGCCCGGAGCTCACCCGTCGATTTCACATGCGGGCCGGTGCACAGATCAATGAACTCCCCCTGCGAGTAGGCGCTGATAATTTCGCCCTCGGGGATTCCCCTGATGATTTCCACCTTGAAATGCTGCTTGAGGCCCTCAAAGAGCCGGATCGCGTCCTCGCGGGAAAGCTCGCGCCGCTGGATCGGGTCGTTGCGGGTGATGATCTCCCGCATCCGCTGCTCCATCTTTTCCAGGTCTTCGGGCGTGAACTGCCGCTCGTAGCCGAAATCGTAGTAGAAGCCGGTATCGATGGCCGGGCCGATGGTGATCTGGATGCCGGGGAACAGTTCGCTCGCCGCCTGCGCCAGCAGGTGCGAGGTCGAGTGGCGCAGGATTTCGAGGCCCTCGGGGGTCGTGTAGTCCACCTGACGCCCGTCGGTGAGCACTCCGGTCGTTGCCTTGTCCTTGCCCATGGAAAAACGGGGCCTGTATACCCCGTGCGTTACTCCTGTGTCGTATCCCGCCGGCTTCCGGGCCGAAGCCGGACCGGAAATTGGTAGGCGCAGGCGGTCTCGAACCGCCGACCTCTACCGTGTCAAGGTAGCGCTCTACCCCTGAGCTATGCGCCTGTATGGACCGGTTTTGCCAACATCCGCCGGTTCCGCAGCCATGCGGACTGCCAGCGGGGCGGACAACGTAGAGGGACCGGCGCGGAGCGTCAAGACGGGCCGGGGAATAAGGGCCCCGCTAGCCGTTCTCGACCACCAGTTCGCCGTCAGCGACGATTTCCGACTGGCAGGCAAGGCGGCAGCCCTCGCGCACCCTGCTGTCACCAAGGCGGTTCCGCTCGAACAGGTTGACCTTCGAAAGCATCTCCATGCCCTTCAGGACTTTCACGGTACAGGTGCCGCAGGTGCCCACCTTGCAGCCGAACGGGAGCGAAACCTGGTTCGCCTCGCAAACATCCATGAGGGGCCCCTTTGGAGCCTCGACGGTCTTGCCATCGGTGACGAAGGTGACTGTGGGCATGGGCGGCCTTTCCTGCTCGCGTCCGGAAGCTGGCGCGCATCCTAACCCGGCAAGCGGAACAAAGGGCAACGATAATGTCCCGCAAAGCCCGTTCTTCCCCCAAACACCCGTTGGACTTTACCGACCGATTGGTTAGTAGTGCCGCAGGACGGGCGGGCGGGATTTTCTGAACCGGCCTCACCCGCACAGGCACCGAAGGAGCAGGCACAAAATGGGCAAGACACTCGTTACCGGCGCGGCCGGATTCATCGGATCGCATGTCGTACGCGAACTGCTGGCGAAGAACCGGCAGGTGAAGGCGATGATCATGCCGGGCGAGAACACCAAGAACCTCGAAGGTCTCGACGTGGAAAAAATCGAGGCGAACGTGCTGGATCCTGCCGCCGTCCGCAAGGCGATGGAGGGCGTGGACCGGGTATTCCATCTCGCCGCCGTCTACGCGATCTGGCTTCCCCGCCGCGAGAAGATGTACGAGGTGAACTGCGTGGGTTCGCTGAACCTCCTGTGGGCCGCGCTCAAGGGGAACGTCGAGCGCGTTGTCTATACGTCCAGTATCGCCGCCGTCGGCGTACGCGGGAACAAGGAACCGAGCAACGAAACCGATACCTTCAACAAGATGGGCCACGCCAACGACTACGTCTATTCCAAGTGGCTGTCGGAGGAGGAGGCCAAGACGTTCGCCAACAACGGCCTCGATATTGTTTTCTGCAACCCCGCCTTTCCGTTCGGCGCACGCGACATTGCCCCGACCCCGACGGGACAGATCCTGCTCGATATCGTGAACGGCAAGAACACCTTCTACTTCGACGCCGGGTTCAATGTCGTGGACGTGGAGGATGTCGCCCGCGGCCACGTCCTCGCCGAGGAAAAAGGAAAGAAGGGGGAGCGTTACATCCTCTCCAACCAGAACGTCGAGATGAAGGAGTTCTTCAACGTTATCGCCCGCGTCACCGGCGCCGAGTTCAAGCCCCGGCGGCTTCCGATCAACGTCATCATTCCGGTCGCCGACTGGATGGAGTACCGGGCCGACACCGTGACCCGCAAGCCGCCGCTCTTTGCAGGCAGTGCGCTCCGGTACGCCAAGAGCTACCTTTACTATGACAATGCCAAGTCCCGGCGGGAACTGGGCTATTCTCCCCGGCCCATCGAGGAGTCCATCCGCCGCGCTGTCGACTGGTACGCCGAGAACGGGTACATCACGAACAAGAAGTTCCTGAAGCAGT
Coding sequences:
- a CDS encoding Rieske (2Fe-2S) protein — translated: MGWGAIGGVLQISIAAIHRFLFPRVLFEPVKTFKAGYPEEYPKGTISTKYQGDQKVWIAHLDEGIVAISTICTHLGCTPRWLAAEDKFKCPCHGSGFTREGIHFEGPAPRPLERYRIQKAEDGRLLIDKSIIYRWEKGEWGKPGSVFIA
- a CDS encoding calcium/sodium antiporter produces the protein MVLSVFAVVSGLAILGWSAGLFVDGASLTARYLGMPPLLIGMVIVGFGTSAPEMLVSALSAIQGSPGIALGNAYGSNIVNIALILGVTALVAPVAVHSRILRSELPVLAAVTALAAWQLHDRELSRTDAGVLLAVFGVLVVWSVLQALRHRSDSLGSEMEGELEARPLGPGPAILRLVAGLALLIASCRLLVWGAVEIARTLGLSDLVIGLTIVAIGTSLPELASSIAAIRKNEPDIAFGNVLGSNLFNTLAVAGIAGVIQPGAISPDLYERDILTMGALTISLFLFGYGFRGPGRINRFEGGALLGAYIAYTAWLLHGVIEQLK
- a CDS encoding NAD-dependent epimerase/dehydratase family protein; this encodes MHVLITGGAGFIGSNLARRFIARGARVTLIDNHSRARLLGDGRPGAPDPGRWRGLDRVEGIRVVDGDVCDAARLLAGLPAVSATIHCAGQVGIGASLADPVEDARNNVIGTVALIEALAGRDDRGPLVLFSSNKVYGDAVNRFVAELPGGRLGLTGRWEQGISELFPVADSGLTPYGCSKRAAEGYVLDGSRRHGFRGHVLRCSCIYGPGQSGVEDQGWVSHVVRSRSGGRPVRVFGDGRQVRDLLHVDDACALVELLVTRDVPGGIWNAGGGPGFARSFLDVVNHPSLDAAPAANLEFHPPRMFDQRVYVTDSARLREAVGWQPAVSPDAGISGLVAECSRPSHP
- a CDS encoding glycosyltransferase, with product MFNEECAVARFIETTAAALSATGHPFSIVLLDDGSTDSTVRQAQALSGQYPVRVLEFPHRGIGAILRELIRFARTAAPDDRIVFTEGDGTCDPSFIAAALPLIDGGADIVAGSRYLPGSQVTGFPLRRRLQSAAVNRLCAWRADTAGVSDYSLFARVYRAGMLASVDEKALTTDGFETNAELLMVMLSGGAAAAEVPVSYRYDLKEGPSKLPTARTIAGYLKLLRRK
- the infC gene encoding translation initiation factor IF-3 — protein: MLPRDFRGRVVRPNSDEPRKNEQIRIPEIRVVGEAGEPLGLMSPREALALAREKGLDLVEVSPTAQPPVCKIMDYGKFKYLQKKKQHEAKMHQHHVEIKEVKLRPKIADHDYQVKLGNARRFIEERNKVKVTIMFSGREMQHPEFGHRLIQRMIEDLKETATVEHQAKMEGRNLFMIVAPLPGKPDAKAKAKAKPKPAADAGAKAEQKPAKTPAAE
- the thrS gene encoding threonine--tRNA ligase, which translates into the protein MGKDKATTGVLTDGRQVDYTTPEGLEILRHSTSHLLAQAASELFPGIQITIGPAIDTGFYYDFGYERQFTPEDLEKMEQRMREIITRNDPIQRRELSREDAIRLFEGLKQHFKVEIIRGIPEGEIISAYSQGEFIDLCTGPHVKSTGELRALKLLKLAGAYWRGDEKNPMLQRVYGTAFATEKELKDWLQRLEEAEKRDHRKLGKELDLFSIQPDGAGPGLIFWHPNGAMIRKLLEDYLKDLCQQSGYDFVYSPHVGHLNLWNTSGHTNFYAENMFRPMEVEDEQYQLKPMNCPFHVLIFRSQPKSFRDLPVRYAELGTVYRYERSGVLHGLMRVRGFTQDDAHIFCREDQIAGEVNAILDLMTQVLSTFGFNDFEVNLSTRPEKYVGELAVWNKAEAALREVLEKRGLRYLVDEGGGAFYGPKIDIKIRDSIGRQWQCSTVQVDFNLPERFQLEYTDSGGAKVRPIMIHRAIYGSIERFFGILVEHYAGAFPFWLAPVQVLVATITDAQADYAQTVLKKLKEAGIRAEADLRNEKLGFKVREAQVRKIPFVLVTGDKEMAEGKVAPRGRGKIQLDTQSVDEFILFCRAEAAARR
- a CDS encoding (2Fe-2S)-binding protein encodes the protein MPTVTFVTDGKTVEAPKGPLMDVCEANQVSLPFGCKVGTCGTCTVKVLKGMEMLSKVNLFERNRLGDSRVREGCRLACQSEIVADGELVVENG
- a CDS encoding NAD-dependent epimerase/dehydratase family protein; this encodes MGKTLVTGAAGFIGSHVVRELLAKNRQVKAMIMPGENTKNLEGLDVEKIEANVLDPAAVRKAMEGVDRVFHLAAVYAIWLPRREKMYEVNCVGSLNLLWAALKGNVERVVYTSSIAAVGVRGNKEPSNETDTFNKMGHANDYVYSKWLSEEEAKTFANNGLDIVFCNPAFPFGARDIAPTPTGQILLDIVNGKNTFYFDAGFNVVDVEDVARGHVLAEEKGKKGERYILSNQNVEMKEFFNVIARVTGAEFKPRRLPINVIIPVADWMEYRADTVTRKPPLFAGSALRYAKSYLYYDNAKSRRELGYSPRPIEESIRRAVDWYAENGYITNKKFLKQYRR